Proteins from a single region of Bos indicus x Bos taurus breed Angus x Brahman F1 hybrid chromosome 29, Bos_hybrid_MaternalHap_v2.0, whole genome shotgun sequence:
- the LOC113886376 gene encoding olfactory receptor 8B4-like — MALVNSSSLTEFILMGLSERSELQLPLFLLFLGIYVSTVVGNLGLITLIAVNSSLHTPMYFFLFNLSFIDFCYSCVFTPKMLVDFISENIISYVGCMTQLFFFCFFVNSECYVLVSMAYDRFVAICHPLLYTVTMSPQVCSLMMLGSYMIGFAGAMAHTGSMLRLSFCDSNIVHHYLCEVLPLLQLSCTSTHINELVFFIVVGGVITISSISIFTSYALILSSILRIPSAEGRSKAFSTCGSHVVAVALFFGSGAFTYLTTSFPGSKDQGKFASVFYTNVVPMLNPLIYSLRNKDVKLALRKTLKTVLF; from the coding sequence atGGCTCTGGTAAACAGCTCCTCGTTGACTGAGTTCATCCTCATGGGATTATCAGAACGATCAGAGCTTCAgctccccctcttcctcctgttttTAGGGATCTATGTGTCCACGGTGGTGGGCAACTTGGGCTTGATCACCTTAATTGCGGTGAATTCTAGCCTTCACACTCCAATGTACTTTTTCCTCTTCAACTTGTCTTTTATAGATTTCTGTTATTCTTGTGTGTTTACCCCCAAAATGCTAGTTGATTTCATatcagaaaatataatttcttatgtGGGATGCATGACACaactatttttcttctgtttctttgtcaaTTCTGAGTGCTATGTGTTGGTATCGATGGCTTATGATCGCTTTGTGGCTATTTGCCATCCTCTGCTGTACACGGTCACCATGTCCCCTCAGGTCTGTTCGCTGATGATGCTTGGTTCGTACATGATAGGGTTTGCTGGGGCCATGGCCCACACCGGAAGCATGCTGAGACTGAGCTTCTGTGATTCCAACATCGTCCACCACTATCTGTGTGAAGTTCTCCCCCTCTTGCAGCTCTCCTGCACCAGCACTCACATCAATGAGCTggtgttttttattgttgttggaGGGGTCATCACAATATCCAGTATCAGTATCTTCACCTCATATGCTCTGATTCTCTCCAGTATCCTCCGTATTCCTtccgctgagggcaggtccaaagCCTTCAGCACATGTGGCTCCCATGTAGTTGCTGTGGCTCTGTTCTTTGGGTCGGGGGCATTCACCTATTTAACAACCTCTTTTCCTGGATCAAAGGACCAGGGTAAATTTGCCTCAGTCTTCTATACCAATGTGGTTCCCATGCTTAACCCTTTGATCTACAGTCTGAGGAATAAGGATGTTAAACTTGCTCTGAGAAAAACCCTGAAGACAGTTCTCTTCTGA